In Halanaeroarchaeum sp. HSR-CO, one DNA window encodes the following:
- a CDS encoding HD domain-containing protein has translation MGVEVAEPSVSDAELDAMATFVFDYLDASVENEENGGRMRWYPWHSAEYRFNHIMNVVELAAEIAEREGADVEVVTVAALFHDIAKLEAEQDAHAEEGARIARKYLETHGDYPPSFIDRVSRSIEQHSHQGELSELPLEAQCLVEADMLDKIGANGTALMLLRMGYEARTHMDAGEMVQRVLTRGREAKRRIESDAAESIAHQRLKRVKWFQEWLEGEIAELDVDDERP, from the coding sequence GTGGGAGTCGAAGTAGCCGAACCGTCGGTCTCGGACGCCGAACTGGACGCGATGGCCACGTTCGTCTTCGATTACCTCGACGCGAGCGTCGAGAACGAGGAGAACGGCGGCCGGATGCGGTGGTACCCCTGGCACTCGGCCGAATACCGGTTCAACCACATCATGAACGTGGTCGAACTGGCCGCCGAGATCGCCGAACGCGAGGGGGCGGACGTCGAAGTCGTCACCGTCGCGGCGCTCTTCCACGACATCGCCAAACTCGAGGCCGAACAGGACGCCCACGCCGAGGAGGGCGCGCGGATCGCGCGCAAGTACCTCGAGACCCACGGCGACTACCCCCCGTCGTTCATCGACCGCGTGAGTCGGTCGATCGAACAGCACTCCCATCAGGGCGAACTGAGCGAGTTGCCCCTCGAGGCACAGTGTCTCGTGGAGGCGGACATGCTCGATAAGATCGGGGCGAACGGGACGGCGTTGATGCTCCTTCGAATGGGGTACGAAGCGCGCACGCACATGGACGCGGGGGAGATGGTTCAGCGTGTCCTAACACGGGGGCGAGAGGCAAAGCGTCGAATCGAGAGCGACGCCGCCGAAAGCATCGCCCACCAGCGTCTCAAACGCGTGAAGTGGTTCCAGGAGTGGCTCGAAGGCGAGATCGCGGAGTTGGACGTCGACGACGAGCGACCCTAA
- a CDS encoding LysE family translocator, giving the protein MLTALVSVVAGLLLGLSLAAPPGPMNAVIAEESVNRSWRAGFAAGLGAMSADGLFFVFALAGLVTFVEQAPTLRGVMVGIGGLLMLYFAYGAVKNAGSFSDSEGSDAAGFGKAFALALTNPYQITWWLTAGIGLLNPGRIEAFGISLSAGSGLLTIGGFFLGIFLWITSFPAALRAAGERVDELGTGIAYVSALVLVWFAGVFTLDAAGTLGLV; this is encoded by the coding sequence ATGCTCACCGCCCTGGTATCCGTCGTCGCCGGACTTCTGCTGGGGCTCTCACTCGCAGCGCCCCCGGGGCCGATGAATGCAGTCATCGCCGAAGAGAGCGTCAACCGCAGCTGGCGTGCCGGGTTCGCTGCCGGACTCGGTGCGATGTCGGCCGATGGGCTCTTCTTCGTCTTTGCTCTGGCCGGTCTGGTGACCTTCGTCGAACAAGCACCCACCCTCAGGGGCGTCATGGTCGGTATCGGTGGCCTCTTGATGCTCTATTTCGCCTACGGTGCAGTCAAGAATGCTGGGTCGTTCTCCGACAGCGAAGGGAGCGACGCGGCCGGGTTCGGGAAGGCCTTCGCGCTCGCACTCACGAATCCGTACCAGATCACCTGGTGGCTGACCGCCGGCATCGGACTGTTGAACCCCGGACGGATCGAGGCCTTCGGAATCTCGCTGTCCGCGGGGAGTGGCCTCTTGACCATCGGCGGGTTCTTCCTCGGGATCTTCCTGTGGATAACGAGTTTTCCGGCAGCGCTCCGGGCGGCCGGCGAGCGGGTCGACGAACTCGGGACGGGTATCGCCTACGTGAGCGCGTTGGTGCTGGTGTGGTTCGCCGGCGTATTCACCCTCGATGCGGCGGGGACGCTCGGACTGGTTTAG
- a CDS encoding globin-coupled sensor protein: MSEYSAMFGRGGLNAQLDVGSLLDDIGLDAEEIAWRKDFINFGQDDVERLTRYQGLFEEHGEDVADMFYENLTQYTETTEVISRSPKGVDQLKQTQEAYLVTLAEGEYGADYFRNRARVGKLHDMLEMPMKQYIGQYGVYYDLLVPLITERVQEQVSDAIAAADQDAAADGGVTVEPEGQNAGGPQIDIEQAAHDAIAEGFEEFHSILKIINLDMQVVADTYIHSYTQEIEETLEQQQRIASQLKTSVSELSAASENVAGSSSEISDLAREQHESMDQVANEVSNLSATIEEVASSANEVERQSNQTRDLAEDGMTAAEEAATEMDELDGARVVIENRVDELESQVEEINDVIDVINDIADQTNLLALNANIEAARAGESGKGFAVVADEIKSLAEDTQDHADDIEAMIEEVRNAASETINTLGRIEDGIEESSEDVQKTEELLQGIVGEVDETVAGVAQISDATDEQAASAEEIAAMVDEARDQSREVADEIEDVAASTEEQAASIGQIEESAERLQ; this comes from the coding sequence CGGTCGTGGTGGGCTCAATGCCCAACTCGACGTCGGCTCATTGCTGGACGACATCGGACTCGACGCCGAAGAGATCGCGTGGCGAAAGGATTTCATCAACTTTGGTCAGGATGACGTCGAACGGCTCACCCGGTACCAGGGGCTCTTCGAAGAACACGGCGAGGACGTCGCCGATATGTTCTACGAGAACCTCACCCAGTACACGGAAACGACAGAGGTCATATCGCGGTCTCCGAAGGGTGTCGACCAGCTGAAACAGACCCAGGAGGCATACCTCGTCACGCTCGCCGAGGGCGAATACGGCGCGGACTACTTCCGGAATCGCGCCCGGGTCGGGAAGCTCCACGACATGCTCGAAATGCCGATGAAACAGTACATCGGCCAGTACGGGGTCTACTACGACCTGCTCGTCCCGCTAATCACCGAGCGCGTCCAGGAGCAAGTATCAGACGCCATCGCGGCGGCGGACCAGGACGCGGCCGCGGATGGCGGCGTTACCGTCGAACCCGAAGGACAGAACGCTGGTGGACCCCAGATCGACATCGAGCAGGCGGCCCACGATGCCATCGCCGAGGGATTCGAGGAGTTCCATTCCATCCTGAAGATCATCAATCTGGACATGCAGGTGGTCGCCGACACGTACATCCACTCGTACACCCAGGAGATCGAGGAGACGCTCGAACAGCAACAGCGGATCGCCTCCCAACTCAAGACCTCGGTGAGCGAGCTCTCGGCGGCCTCCGAGAACGTCGCGGGGAGTTCTTCGGAGATCAGCGACCTGGCTCGCGAACAGCACGAGAGCATGGACCAGGTGGCAAACGAGGTGTCGAACCTCTCGGCGACGATCGAGGAGGTGGCCTCGTCGGCCAACGAGGTCGAACGGCAGAGCAACCAGACCCGCGACCTCGCCGAAGACGGGATGACGGCCGCAGAGGAAGCGGCAACGGAGATGGACGAACTCGACGGTGCCCGCGTGGTCATCGAGAACCGGGTCGACGAACTCGAGTCCCAGGTCGAGGAGATCAACGACGTCATCGACGTCATCAACGACATCGCGGACCAGACCAATCTGTTGGCCCTCAACGCGAACATCGAGGCTGCTCGCGCGGGCGAGTCCGGCAAGGGGTTCGCGGTCGTTGCCGACGAGATCAAGTCCCTCGCCGAGGACACACAGGATCACGCCGACGACATCGAGGCGATGATCGAAGAGGTCCGGAACGCCGCGTCCGAGACGATCAACACGCTGGGTCGCATCGAGGACGGCATCGAAGAGAGCTCCGAAGACGTGCAGAAGACCGAGGAGTTACTCCAGGGCATCGTGGGTGAGGTCGACGAGACCGTCGCCGGTGTGGCCCAGATATCGGATGCGACCGACGAACAGGCCGCCAGCGCCGAAGAGATCGCAGCGATGGTCGACGAGGCGAGAGATCAATCGCGGGAGGTCGCCGACGAGATCGAAGACGTCGCGGCGAGCACCGAGGAACAGGCCGCCAGCATCGGTCAGATCGAGGAATCCGCCGAACGGCTACAGTAA
- a CDS encoding threonine synthase, with protein sequence MNTTEAFVGLTCRDCGASVDAETGAHRCPECGGALDPTYDYERLNLARETFGDRRFESMWRYEELLPFDGDAAVTAGEGATQLVAAPSLAETMGVGHVLIKDEGRNPTGTVADRGLSVAVTAASQHGAETIALATTGNSGQSASAYASVAGLDSEVFVPSRTGFTNKAMINVHGGEMSVVEGRIGDAIANFEDEYGRNEEWYPARPFQTPYRHEGKKTLLYEIVEQLGWTVPDAVVYPTGEGAALVGAYKGASELHDLGLTDDVPALYAAQAEGCAPIVRAIEENRSIPEPWQQPDTICGGIEIPDPRAGEWLLEAIRETDGGAVSTDDEAILDAGIEIAQSVGLELSPSAAASVSGALELAERGAFDEGDTVVLVNTAAGNKESDVLRSHLMRKGI encoded by the coding sequence ATGAACACGACCGAGGCGTTCGTCGGACTCACCTGCAGGGACTGCGGTGCGAGCGTCGACGCCGAGACAGGGGCGCATCGCTGTCCCGAGTGCGGCGGCGCCCTCGACCCCACGTACGACTACGAGAGGCTGAATCTCGCCCGCGAGACGTTCGGCGACCGCCGATTCGAGTCGATGTGGCGATACGAGGAACTGTTGCCATTCGACGGCGACGCCGCTGTGACGGCCGGAGAGGGGGCAACCCAGCTCGTCGCGGCCCCCTCGCTTGCGGAGACGATGGGTGTCGGTCACGTGCTGATCAAAGACGAGGGTCGCAACCCGACCGGTACTGTCGCCGACCGGGGGTTGTCAGTCGCGGTCACGGCCGCAAGCCAACACGGAGCCGAGACGATCGCACTCGCGACGACCGGGAACAGTGGTCAGTCCGCGAGCGCGTACGCGAGCGTCGCCGGCCTCGACTCGGAGGTCTTCGTGCCCTCACGGACCGGCTTCACGAACAAGGCGATGATCAACGTGCACGGCGGAGAGATGTCGGTGGTCGAGGGGCGCATCGGTGACGCAATCGCGAATTTCGAGGACGAATACGGCCGGAACGAGGAGTGGTACCCAGCCCGTCCGTTCCAGACCCCCTATCGACACGAAGGGAAGAAGACGCTGCTCTACGAGATCGTCGAACAACTCGGCTGGACCGTGCCCGACGCGGTCGTCTACCCGACCGGTGAGGGTGCCGCCCTCGTCGGCGCGTACAAAGGAGCCTCGGAGCTCCACGATCTGGGTCTCACCGACGACGTCCCAGCACTGTACGCGGCCCAGGCGGAGGGCTGTGCACCCATCGTCCGGGCCATCGAGGAGAACAGATCGATCCCCGAGCCGTGGCAACAGCCGGACACGATCTGTGGTGGGATCGAGATCCCCGACCCGCGTGCGGGCGAGTGGCTTCTCGAAGCCATCCGTGAGACCGACGGCGGTGCCGTGTCGACCGACGACGAGGCCATCCTCGATGCCGGGATCGAGATCGCTCAATCCGTCGGCCTGGAACTGTCGCCGTCGGCAGCGGCCAGCGTGAGCGGGGCACTGGAACTCGCCGAGCGCGGGGCATTCGACGAGGGCGACACCGTCGTCCTCGTCAACACCGCCGCCGGGAACAAGGAGTCGGACGTCCTCCGGAGTCACCTCATGCGGAAGGGTATCTGA
- a CDS encoding cold-shock protein, translating into MATGTVAFFNERKGYGFIETEDADDDVFFHMEDVGGPDLEEGQEVEFEIEEADKGPRATNLTRL; encoded by the coding sequence ATGGCAACCGGTACGGTCGCATTCTTCAACGAGCGGAAGGGGTACGGATTCATCGAGACAGAAGACGCTGACGACGACGTGTTCTTCCACATGGAAGACGTCGGTGGTCCGGACCTCGAAGAGGGACAGGAAGTCGAATTCGAAATCGAAGAAGCAGATAAGGGCCCGCGAGCGACGAACCTCACGCGCCTGTAA